The Methanocella arvoryzae MRE50 genome includes a region encoding these proteins:
- a CDS encoding metallophosphoesterase, giving the protein MAGSILLLSDLHADILALNDILEIAGSDAFSERYGPVEKILNMGDLLERGHHPREVVERLQGLDNVVSIIGNHEEAFLLGRKISTPDALSLAAHQDYKASGAYEAFFDGMPRTYVDQPRLLFAAHGGPLDPASLIPGDADFETTWHYAQSWQRISETGSSYMAHDGYHYLPDEAFAAVKEVFKRDGFVIVCGHDHREVVYRQRNGVVENILDKLPDQFIELQGRRIREKQLEVEEDANYLVRLGIGGPEGYLPRGWTDRSYFGVLVEKAGRRTVYMMSFDRQRLAHS; this is encoded by the coding sequence ATGGCAGGATCAATCCTTCTATTATCAGACCTACACGCGGACATACTGGCCTTGAACGACATCCTCGAGATCGCCGGCAGCGATGCCTTTTCAGAGCGCTACGGTCCGGTGGAAAAGATCCTCAACATGGGAGACCTCCTGGAGCGGGGGCACCATCCCCGGGAGGTTGTGGAACGGCTGCAGGGACTCGATAACGTCGTGTCGATTATCGGTAACCACGAGGAGGCGTTTCTTCTTGGTCGAAAGATCAGCACGCCCGATGCCCTCAGCCTGGCCGCCCATCAGGATTACAAGGCTTCTGGGGCCTACGAGGCCTTTTTCGATGGCATGCCCCGGACTTACGTAGACCAGCCCAGGCTGCTCTTTGCGGCGCACGGAGGGCCTCTTGACCCGGCTTCGCTGATCCCGGGAGATGCTGATTTTGAGACGACCTGGCACTATGCCCAGTCCTGGCAGCGCATCTCTGAGACCGGCAGCAGTTATATGGCCCACGATGGCTATCACTATCTGCCTGATGAGGCATTCGCAGCTGTCAAAGAAGTGTTTAAGAGAGACGGGTTCGTCATCGTCTGCGGCCACGACCACCGGGAAGTCGTATACCGGCAGCGGAACGGCGTCGTAGAAAACATTCTGGATAAGCTCCCTGATCAGTTTATTGAACTGCAAGGCAGGCGGATCCGGGAAAAGCAGCTCGAGGTCGAGGAAGACGCTAATTACCTCGTCCGTCTCGGCATCGGCGGCCCTGAAGGCTATCTTCCCAGGGGCTGGACGGACCGGTCCTACTTTGGGGTTTTAGTGGAAAAGGCAGGCCGCCGTACTGTTTACATGATGAGTTTCGATCGGCAGCGGCTGGCTCATAGCTAA
- a CDS encoding EFR1 family ferrodoxin (N-terminal region resembles flavodoxins. C-terminal ferrodoxin region binds two 4Fe-4S clusters.) produces MPSALIHYFSGTGNSYHAATVVERRLKEAGYSVEWQQVIRGTRPPAGSYDLHLFTFPVYACDIPDLMARYLWKLPPGKNAKAAVIAINGSFHPTSRVPGIQGDPGWSFDHAWLILRLKGYDVVLADAAPYTVALRIVLPVPGEGRQSEIRELGDRRVDWLAEKLVRGERSVRHNLLLAFLCVPFGLAYGLVGRHILAKLYVADGNCNGCGTCVKTCPAGVVRLTAGRPGWDWRCQGCMRCINICPRKAINTSIPRIVLLVGILLFPAEWIFAAISQAGIVFPAGTAGTILSWLAALLSYLALLYVADKGIFLLERIPIVRSLMAVNFNWWYRQYIDRGFWNRIIKGGR; encoded by the coding sequence ATGCCATCCGCTCTGATCCATTACTTTTCCGGCACTGGAAATTCTTACCACGCGGCAACGGTGGTGGAGCGCCGGCTGAAGGAAGCAGGCTATTCTGTCGAGTGGCAGCAGGTAATCCGGGGAACCAGGCCACCGGCCGGGAGCTATGATCTGCACCTCTTCACCTTTCCTGTATATGCCTGCGATATTCCAGACCTCATGGCTCGCTACCTGTGGAAGCTGCCGCCGGGCAAAAATGCGAAGGCAGCAGTTATTGCCATCAACGGATCCTTTCACCCTACTTCCCGGGTGCCCGGAATACAGGGCGATCCCGGCTGGTCATTCGATCACGCATGGCTGATTCTGCGGCTGAAAGGCTATGACGTTGTACTGGCAGATGCCGCCCCATACACCGTTGCCTTAAGGATTGTTCTTCCCGTACCTGGCGAGGGGCGGCAATCGGAGATCCGGGAACTCGGAGATCGCCGGGTCGACTGGCTAGCTGAAAAGCTTGTCCGTGGCGAGAGGAGCGTCAGGCACAACCTGCTGCTGGCTTTCCTGTGTGTGCCTTTCGGCCTCGCCTATGGCCTCGTAGGCCGGCACATATTAGCCAAGCTCTACGTGGCAGACGGAAACTGCAACGGCTGCGGAACCTGTGTCAAGACCTGTCCGGCCGGGGTAGTAAGGCTCACTGCAGGCCGGCCGGGGTGGGACTGGAGATGCCAGGGATGCATGAGGTGCATCAATATTTGCCCCCGGAAGGCGATCAACACGTCCATACCCCGGATAGTACTGCTGGTCGGAATACTCCTGTTTCCGGCAGAGTGGATCTTTGCAGCCATCAGCCAGGCCGGCATCGTATTCCCCGCCGGGACTGCCGGCACGATTCTCAGCTGGCTGGCCGCTTTACTATCCTACCTCGCGCTCCTGTACGTGGCAGACAAGGGAATTTTCCTGCTGGAGCGCATACCCATCGTGCGCAGCCTGATGGCAGTCAACTTCAACTGGTGGTACCGGCAGTACATCGACCGGGGATTCTGGAACCGCATCATCAAAGGCGGCCGATAG
- a CDS encoding methanogenesis marker 16 metalloprotein, with product MVTTKTIPEINERIEKGTVTVMTATEILAIAEKGERIPDVDVVTCGTKGIMSGTMASLSFKVAEKNAFIRAKGLWLNGVPAYPGPCPNERLGIVDAIVYGTAHSTYDHHYGGGHLFRDLVEGNEIEVEVDTGLAERLTTTVTLSDMGHARMIATRHAFKNYLAYVNPVAETLEKSIFSVGAFYGPYKELKFCGCGELNPIEKDPDLEVLGAGTRALINGAPGMITGAGTRSTREKPNFSAVADLKQMKSEYLGGFVTSEGPEVIASWAVPVPVLNDRVLKNILKTDKEIPLPVVDVRGRIELGRITYADVWKNCDFAVRFNPDLCDSCEPCKGELICPTAALSKESKRIDRSRCFNCGTCVGLCPAVSANMGSVEFNGMTIPITERHSDRLGAMKISNELKKQIASGEFKLSEIVQRITF from the coding sequence ATGGTGACTACTAAAACCATCCCGGAGATCAACGAGCGCATAGAAAAGGGCACTGTAACGGTCATGACCGCTACCGAAATCCTCGCTATCGCCGAAAAGGGCGAGCGGATCCCCGACGTTGACGTGGTCACCTGCGGCACCAAGGGCATCATGAGCGGCACCATGGCCAGCCTCTCGTTCAAGGTCGCCGAGAAGAACGCCTTCATCCGGGCAAAGGGCCTGTGGCTCAACGGAGTTCCTGCATACCCCGGGCCTTGCCCGAACGAGCGCCTGGGCATCGTAGACGCCATCGTGTACGGCACCGCCCACAGCACTTACGACCACCACTATGGCGGCGGCCATCTGTTCAGGGATCTGGTAGAGGGCAACGAGATCGAAGTAGAGGTTGACACCGGTTTGGCTGAAAGACTAACTACTACCGTCACCCTGAGCGACATGGGCCACGCCCGGATGATCGCCACCCGGCACGCTTTCAAGAACTACCTCGCATACGTCAACCCGGTGGCCGAAACCCTGGAAAAGTCCATCTTCTCGGTCGGCGCTTTCTACGGCCCCTACAAAGAGCTAAAGTTCTGCGGCTGCGGCGAGCTAAACCCCATCGAGAAAGACCCCGACTTAGAAGTCCTCGGGGCAGGCACCAGAGCCCTCATCAACGGCGCCCCCGGCATGATCACCGGCGCCGGCACCAGGAGCACCAGAGAGAAGCCCAACTTCTCCGCCGTCGCCGACCTGAAGCAGATGAAGAGCGAATACCTGGGCGGCTTCGTGACATCAGAAGGGCCGGAAGTCATTGCATCATGGGCCGTACCTGTGCCGGTGCTGAACGACCGGGTGCTGAAGAACATCCTGAAAACAGACAAGGAAATTCCGCTGCCAGTCGTCGACGTCCGGGGACGGATCGAGCTGGGCAGGATCACCTATGCAGACGTGTGGAAGAATTGCGATTTCGCCGTTCGTTTCAACCCCGATTTGTGCGACTCCTGTGAGCCCTGCAAGGGGGAGTTGATCTGCCCGACGGCTGCTTTGAGTAAAGAGTCGAAGCGCATAGACAGGTCCAGGTGCTTCAACTGCGGCACATGCGTAGGCCTGTGCCCGGCAGTATCGGCCAACATGGGCAGCGTAGAGTTCAACGGCATGACCATACCCATCACCGAAAGGCATTCCGACAGGCTGGGAGCCATGAAGATCTCCAACGAGTTGAAGAAGCAGATCGCCTCCGGGGAGTTCAAGCTGTCGGAGATCGTGCAAAGAATAACATTTTAA
- a CDS encoding HdeD family acid-resistance protein, with product MPNTGLTYEDMGFASWNVSWWDVGLRALIAILFGFALLFWPGLSLLTFVYLLAAFLFFDGVLVLLQMVSVKDGRWFWRLLHGLISIAVAAIIVLIPGKTVMFLGIMLGAYWIMAGILEVLLAVDLRKAIKGELLLVAVGVLSVIAGAILIFRPFTGLIALAQVIGILNIALGIILALLAVKLALASSRKPAPA from the coding sequence ATGCCTAATACTGGTCTTACATACGAAGATATGGGGTTTGCCTCATGGAATGTATCCTGGTGGGATGTCGGGCTTCGAGCGTTAATCGCTATCCTGTTCGGGTTTGCACTACTGTTCTGGCCCGGCCTGTCGTTGTTGACCTTCGTTTACCTGCTTGCCGCTTTCCTGTTCTTCGACGGTGTGCTGGTCCTGCTCCAGATGGTGAGCGTAAAGGACGGCCGGTGGTTCTGGCGACTCCTCCACGGCCTGATATCTATAGCAGTGGCAGCCATTATTGTCCTCATACCTGGAAAGACAGTCATGTTTTTAGGGATAATGCTGGGGGCTTACTGGATCATGGCCGGCATCCTGGAAGTACTTCTCGCTGTCGACCTTCGCAAGGCGATCAAGGGCGAACTACTACTCGTCGCTGTCGGAGTACTATCGGTGATCGCGGGAGCGATATTAATTTTTCGTCCGTTTACGGGACTCATAGCCCTGGCACAGGTGATCGGCATCCTGAATATTGCTCTCGGCATTATCCTGGCGTTACTGGCGGTTAAACTGGCGCTGGCAAGCAGTAGAAAACCTGCACCGGCTTAA
- the nikR gene encoding nickel-responsive transcriptional regulator NikR, whose protein sequence is MDQELMRIGVSLPDNLLDRFDNIIEKRGYSSRSEGIRDAIRNYIMHYEWMNEVEGERIGVITLIYDHDQRGLVNNLTDIQHEYMGMIKSSVHVHLDHDNCLELIMLQGEGKQVKEVAEKMMALKGVKHVKLTTVSPNTEL, encoded by the coding sequence ATGGATCAGGAACTAATGCGTATTGGGGTTTCTCTGCCCGACAATCTACTGGACCGCTTTGACAACATCATCGAGAAGCGGGGCTATTCATCCAGGTCAGAAGGTATCCGCGACGCCATCCGGAACTACATCATGCACTACGAGTGGATGAACGAAGTTGAAGGCGAGCGGATCGGCGTCATCACGCTGATCTACGACCACGACCAGCGAGGCCTGGTGAACAACCTGACCGACATCCAGCACGAGTACATGGGCATGATCAAATCTTCCGTCCACGTCCACCTCGACCACGACAACTGCCTGGAACTAATCATGCTACAGGGAGAGGGGAAGCAGGTCAAGGAAGTGGCCGAGAAGATGATGGCCCTCAAAGGCGTCAAGCACGTCAAGCTGACCACGGTTTCTCCCAACACCGAGCTATAA